In the genome of Neovison vison isolate M4711 chromosome 3, ASM_NN_V1, whole genome shotgun sequence, one region contains:
- the P2RX4 gene encoding P2X purinoceptor 4, whose translation MAGWCVGLASFLFEYDTPRIVLIRSRKVGLMNRAVQLLILAYVIGWVFVWEKGYQETDSVVSSVTTKAKGVTVTNTSTLGFRVWDVADYVIPAQEENSLFVMTNMIITKNQSQGFCPELPDKTTICNSDANCVAGSSGTHSSGIATGRCVPFNETMKTCEVAAWCPVENDTHVPEPAFLKAAENFTLLVKNNIWYPKFNFSKRNILPNITTTYLKSCIYDAVTDPFCPIFRLGKIVESAGHSFQDMAIEGGIMGIQIKWNCNLDRTSSLCLPRYSFRRLDTRDVDHNVSPGYNFRFAKYYSDPTGAEHRTLIKAYGIRFDIIVFGKAGKFDIIPTMINIGSGLALLGVATVLCDVIVLYCMKKRNYYREKKYKYVEDYEQGLGSEMDQ comes from the exons ATGGCGGGCTGGTGCGTGGGGCTGGCCTCTTTCCTGTTCGAGTACGACACGCCGCGCATCGTGCTCATCCGCAGCCGTAAAGTGGGGCTCATGAACAGGGCCGTGCAGCTGCTCATCTTGGCCTACGTCATCGG GTGGGTGTTTGTGTGGGAAAAAGGCTACCAGGAAACAGATTCTGTGGTCAGCTCAGTTACTACCAAAGCCAAAGGCGTGACTGTAACCAACACTTCTACACTTGGATTCCGGGTCTGGGATGTGGCAGATTATGTGATTCCAGCTCAG GAGGAAAACTCCCTCTTCGTCATGACCAACATGATCATCACCAAGAACCAGAGCCAGGGCTTCTGTCCTGAG cttcCGGATAAGACCACTATTTGTAATTCAGATGCCAACTGTGTTGCTGGCTCTTCGGGCACCCACAGCAGCG GAATCGCAACAGGAAGATGTGTGCCGTTCAATGAGACTATGAAGACATGCGAGGTGGCAGCCTGGTGCCCAGTGGAGAATGACACACACGTGCCCGA accagCTTTTTTAAAGGCTGCGGAAAACTTCACCCTTTTGGTTAAGAACAACATCTGGTACCCGAAATTTAATTTCAGCAA GAGGAATATTCTTCCCAACATCACCACTACCTACCTCAAATCGTGTATTTACGACGCTGTAACAGATCCCTTCTGCCCCATATTCCGTCTTGGCAAAATAGTGGAGAGCGCAGGGCACAGCTTCCAGGACATGGCCATCGAG GGAGGCATCATGGGTATCCAGATCAAGTGGAACTGTAACCTGGACAgaacctcctccctctgcttgcccagGTACTCCTTCCGTCGCCTGGACACCCGGGATGTGGACCACAATGTGTCCCCTGGCTACAATTTCAG GTTTGCCAAGTACTACAGTGACCCGACTGGGGCCGAACACCGCACACTCATCAAGGCCTATGGCATCCGCTTTGACATCATAGTGTTTGGAAAG GCTGGGAAATTTGACATCATCCCCACCATGATCAACATTGGCTCCGGTTTGGCGCTCCTAGGGGTG gcaacGGTGCTCTGTGACGTCATTGTCCTCTACTGCATGAAGAAGAGAAACTACTACCGGGAGAAGAAATACAAGTATGTGGAGGATTATGAGCAG GGTCTTGGCAGTGAGATGGACCAGTGA